In Pedobacter sp. WC2423, the following are encoded in one genomic region:
- a CDS encoding dihydroneopterin aldolase has product MYLQTVALNDVKCFALHGYYPEEQLTGTEFLVSVEVTFIPSGDTEDLQRTVNYEVLNTIILEEMRNTRKMLESVVKLILDRTISSFPFILTAVAGIKKMHPPMPGEIDHSFVQLSYTSEKKH; this is encoded by the coding sequence ATGTATTTACAAACTGTTGCTTTAAATGATGTCAAATGTTTTGCGCTTCATGGATACTATCCGGAAGAGCAACTTACAGGAACTGAGTTTCTGGTAAGCGTTGAAGTTACTTTTATCCCTTCGGGCGATACAGAAGACTTGCAGCGAACTGTTAATTATGAAGTGCTGAATACGATTATCCTGGAAGAGATGAGGAATACCAGGAAAATGCTTGAATCAGTGGTTAAACTTATTTTGGACAGAACGATTTCATCTTTTCCTTTTATCCTGACTGCTGTTGCCGGTATAAAAAAGATGCATCCGCCTATGCCAGGAGAAATTGATCATTCTTTTGTTCAATTATCTTACACTTCGGAGAAGAAACACTAA
- a CDS encoding Hsp20/alpha crystallin family protein, whose protein sequence is MTLVNFNNRTRSHAPYFNNVFDSLFSEALNKNYTINKVPGVNILESETEYTIELAAPGLEKSDFQINLKKDTLSVWAEKKVADGEVKKNYSRKEFDYLSFARSFTLPESVDAEKISAEYVNGILTIAIGKRVEVKEENKEIKVL, encoded by the coding sequence ATGACATTAGTAAATTTTAACAATCGTACAAGAAGCCACGCGCCTTATTTTAACAATGTTTTTGATTCTTTGTTCAGTGAAGCGCTAAATAAAAATTATACAATTAATAAAGTTCCGGGAGTAAATATTTTAGAGTCGGAAACTGAATATACGATCGAACTGGCAGCACCTGGTTTAGAGAAAAGCGATTTTCAGATCAACTTGAAAAAAGATACGCTTTCTGTCTGGGCAGAGAAAAAAGTTGCTGATGGTGAAGTGAAAAAAAATTACAGCAGAAAAGAATTTGATTATTTGTCTTTTGCAAGGTCGTTCACGCTTCCTGAAAGTGTAGATGCGGAAAAGATTTCTGCTGAATATGTAAATGGGATACTGACTATTGCAATTGGCAAAAGGGTTGAGGTGAAGGAAGAGAATAAAGAGATTAAAGTTTTGTAA
- a CDS encoding acyl-CoA dehydrogenase family protein: MNKSGKKDLYEAPDYYLLDELLSEEHKLIRSTVRDWVKKEISPVIEDYAQKAEFPKHLIKGLGEIGAFGPTIPVEYGGAGLDYTAYGIIMQELERGDSGIRSTASVQGSLVMYPIYAYGSEQQRLKYLPQLATGEMMGCFGLTEPDHGSNPGGMVTTIKDKGDHYLLNGAKMWISNAPFADIAVVWAKDEAGKIRGMVVERGMEGFSTPETHNKWSLRASSTGELVFDNVKVPKENIFPEISGLKGPLGCLNQARYGIAWGALGAAMDCYDTALRYSKERIQFGKPIGGFQLQQKKLAEMITEITKGQLLVWRLGVLKSQNKATAEQISMAKRNSVEIALDIARNARQMLGGMGITGEYSIMRHMMNLESVVTYEGTHDIHLLITGMDVTGINAFK, translated from the coding sequence ATGAACAAATCAGGAAAGAAAGACCTTTATGAAGCACCCGATTATTATCTGTTAGACGAATTATTGTCTGAAGAACATAAACTGATCAGATCAACAGTGCGTGACTGGGTAAAGAAAGAAATCAGTCCGGTTATAGAAGATTATGCACAAAAAGCGGAATTCCCTAAACACTTGATTAAGGGCCTGGGCGAAATTGGTGCTTTTGGCCCGACTATTCCAGTTGAATATGGTGGTGCAGGACTGGATTATACCGCTTATGGTATCATCATGCAGGAATTAGAGCGTGGAGATTCAGGGATTCGTTCTACAGCTTCGGTACAGGGATCTTTAGTGATGTATCCTATTTATGCATATGGTTCTGAACAGCAGCGCCTTAAATACTTACCTCAATTAGCTACGGGCGAAATGATGGGTTGTTTTGGTTTGACTGAGCCGGATCATGGATCAAATCCGGGTGGCATGGTTACTACGATCAAAGATAAAGGAGACCATTACTTATTAAATGGTGCTAAAATGTGGATTTCTAATGCTCCATTTGCTGATATCGCTGTAGTCTGGGCGAAGGATGAAGCTGGAAAAATCAGAGGAATGGTTGTTGAACGTGGAATGGAAGGCTTTTCAACTCCTGAAACACACAATAAATGGAGCCTTCGTGCTTCGTCTACTGGTGAACTGGTATTTGACAATGTGAAAGTTCCGAAGGAAAATATATTTCCGGAAATCTCTGGTCTTAAAGGCCCGCTGGGTTGTTTAAATCAGGCGAGATATGGTATTGCATGGGGAGCTCTGGGCGCAGCAATGGATTGTTATGATACTGCTTTGCGTTATTCCAAAGAGCGTATCCAGTTCGGGAAACCTATTGGCGGATTTCAGTTACAGCAAAAAAAGCTTGCTGAAATGATTACGGAGATCACTAAAGGTCAGTTATTGGTTTGGAGACTGGGTGTGTTGAAAAGTCAGAACAAAGCGACAGCTGAGCAGATTTCAATGGCGAAAAGAAACAGTGTGGAGATTGCGTTGGATATTGCCAGAAATGCCAGACAAATGCTTGGTGGAATGGGAATTACTGGTGAGTATTCAATTATGCGCCATATGATGAACCTGGAATCGGTTGTTACTTATGAAGGTACACACGATATTCATTTGCTGATTACAGGAATGGATGTAACGGGCATCAATGCTTTTAAATAG
- a CDS encoding acyl-CoA thioesterase, giving the protein MIFKTFWRKKTKQTDKKSVTVGTLDSFKYKTQIETRFADFDMLGHVNNAVYFTYLEIARTKYWNSAISWNWKETGVVIAQASMDYISPILIEDKVSIYVRTSRIGNTSFDLDYTIVKHVLGKEEICTKGKTVCVSYSHSTKKAIPIPESEKAKMVAFEQL; this is encoded by the coding sequence ATGATATTCAAGACATTTTGGCGCAAAAAAACAAAACAGACAGACAAAAAGTCAGTTACCGTAGGAACTTTAGACAGTTTTAAGTATAAAACTCAAATTGAAACCCGTTTTGCAGATTTCGACATGTTAGGCCACGTGAATAACGCAGTCTACTTTACCTATCTTGAAATTGCGCGTACAAAATACTGGAACAGCGCTATATCCTGGAACTGGAAAGAAACAGGGGTAGTCATTGCACAAGCCTCCATGGACTATATCAGCCCAATATTAATAGAAGATAAAGTAAGTATATACGTGCGGACTTCCAGAATTGGAAACACCAGCTTCGATCTTGATTATACGATCGTTAAACACGTTCTAGGTAAAGAAGAAATTTGCACCAAAGGAAAAACCGTTTGCGTATCTTATTCACATTCCACTAAAAAAGCAATCCCTATTCCTGAAAGCGAAAAAGCAAAAATGGTTGCCTTCGAACAATTATAA
- a CDS encoding FAD-binding oxidoreductase codes for MSAIPGYTKIDSGFLAQLVTILGAKNVFTDDVSLLDYSHDETEDLHYAPEVVVKPVDTAAVSALLKLCNENHVPVTPRGGGTGLSGGALPVYGGVLLSMERFKAIISIDTENLQATVEPGVITEEFMNAVAERGLLYPVDPSSKGSCFIGGNVAHGSGGPRVVKYGTIREYILNLEIVLPTGEVIWTGANTLKYASGYNLTQLMIGSEGTLGVVTKIVTKLIPKVQNSVLMLGSFAENEQACAAVSAIFRAGITPSALEFMERRGVEWVVQYDDIKFDIKDGVNAYLMIEFDGDDLDAIFKDCEKVNLVLEEFGCTEVLFADTAGQKEELWRMRRTMAESVKSNSVYKEEDTVVPRAALPKLINGIKEIGSRYGFESVCYGHAGDGNLHINIIKAGMSDEDWKNKLKDGIVELFQLTTGLGGTISGEHGIGLVQKEFMSIKYSEINLNLMRGIKQVFDPNGILNPGKIF; via the coding sequence ATGTCTGCAATTCCAGGTTATACAAAGATAGATTCGGGGTTTTTAGCCCAGCTAGTCACCATTTTGGGTGCAAAAAATGTGTTTACTGATGATGTTTCTCTTTTGGATTACAGCCACGATGAGACGGAAGATCTTCATTACGCACCAGAAGTAGTCGTAAAACCGGTTGATACTGCTGCCGTTTCTGCTTTATTAAAGCTCTGTAATGAAAACCATGTTCCGGTTACTCCAAGAGGCGGGGGGACTGGTTTAAGCGGAGGTGCTTTGCCAGTTTATGGCGGTGTATTGTTATCTATGGAGCGCTTCAAGGCTATTATCTCCATTGATACTGAAAATCTGCAGGCAACGGTTGAACCGGGAGTAATTACCGAAGAGTTTATGAATGCAGTGGCAGAGCGGGGGTTATTATATCCGGTTGATCCGTCCAGCAAGGGGTCTTGTTTTATTGGTGGAAATGTAGCGCATGGTTCTGGCGGGCCGAGGGTCGTGAAGTACGGGACAATAAGAGAATATATATTAAATCTGGAGATCGTTTTGCCAACCGGAGAAGTCATCTGGACAGGTGCAAATACGCTTAAATATGCTTCTGGTTATAATCTGACACAGTTGATGATCGGTTCTGAAGGGACTTTAGGGGTGGTGACTAAAATTGTAACTAAACTAATTCCCAAAGTACAGAACAGTGTGTTGATGCTAGGTTCTTTTGCTGAGAATGAACAGGCTTGTGCTGCGGTTTCGGCGATTTTCAGGGCTGGTATTACTCCATCTGCTTTAGAGTTTATGGAACGCAGAGGGGTAGAGTGGGTTGTACAGTATGATGATATTAAATTTGATATTAAGGATGGAGTAAATGCTTATCTGATGATAGAATTTGATGGGGATGACCTGGATGCCATCTTTAAAGATTGTGAAAAGGTCAATTTGGTGCTGGAAGAATTTGGTTGTACGGAAGTTCTTTTTGCGGATACTGCCGGACAAAAGGAAGAGTTATGGCGTATGCGCAGAACTATGGCTGAATCGGTGAAGTCTAACTCTGTTTATAAAGAAGAAGATACAGTTGTGCCAAGAGCAGCGCTTCCAAAATTAATTAATGGAATCAAAGAGATTGGTTCCAGATATGGTTTTGAAAGTGTGTGCTATGGTCATGCTGGTGATGGTAATTTACATATCAATATTATCAAAGCGGGTATGAGTGATGAGGATTGGAAAAATAAGCTGAAGGATGGTATTGTGGAGTTGTTCCAGTTAACGACCGGCTTAGGAGGGACAATTTCTGGTGAGCATGGTATCGGACTTGTTCAGAAAGAGTTTATGTCTATTAAATATAGTGAGATCAATCTCAATTTAATGAGAGGAATTAAACAAGTTTTTGATCCGAATGGGATATTGAATCCTGGAAAGATATTTTAG